The genomic segment TCAACCCGCTTTCGGTGACCACCAAGAACGGGGTCGCCACATTGACGTTGACCAGCGGAACGAAGGCGGGTGATTTCTCCATCACGGTTGAATCCGGTAAATCCAAGGGTATGGTGACGATCAAGATCCAGGAGCTGGTTTCCTTCATCAATGTTACCGCCATTTCTCCCACCCTGCTTGCAGACGGCAAGTCCACGACGGAAATCCGCGCGGTACTCAAGAACGAAGACGGCAATCCCGTGCCCGACGGAACCGTGATTACGTTCTCCACAACGGGCGGTTCGCTCAATACCAAGGTGTCTACCGCGCTCGGCGGGACGGCAACCGCAATTCTTACCAGTTCCACCACTCCCGGCGAAGTGGTCGTCACTGTGAAGTCAGGGCAGATGAACGAAACGGTCAAGGTCATTTTCAAGGAAACCGTCTCGTATATCACCGCAACGGCTACCCCGAGCAACATTACCGCGGACGGCAAAACGACCTGTGAGATCAAGGCGACCCTTAAGGATTATACCGGCGCCTTTGTGAAGGACGGCACCGTGGTATCGTTCTCCACGGACGGCGGGACTCTGGAATCGGCGGTGGTGACCACCACGAACGGAGTCGCCATAACGAGACTGACCAGCGATAAAACTCAGAAAGATGTGAATGTAACCGCTCTGTCCGGCTCGATCAAGGATATAGCCAAGGTTATTTTTGAGGAGGCGGGAGTCAACATCAACCAGGTCTCCGATATCGTGATGACGGTTTCAAATTCGACAATCGAGGCCGACGGCATCACTTCGGCCATTATCACCGCGCAGCTTCGTAAATTTAACGGTGATCCCATCGATGTGCCCACCACGGTGGTTTTCAGCACAGATATCGGTGAAGTATCCAAATTTGTCCGCTCCGACCAATCAGGCCGGGCGGTGGCTCAGTTCACCTCCGGTGTGGTGGGAACTGCCACGATAAGCGCCAGCGTCGGAACCATCAAGGGTTATACCAATGTCATCGTGGTGCCGGGCAAGCCGCAGTCTATACAACTCAGTTTTACTCCGACAACAGTAGGCGTGCAGAAATCCGGCCGTAACGAAACTCTGCAAATCAAGGCGGATGTCAAGGACAACAAGAATAATCCCGTCCGTGACGGAAATATGATTAAATTTGAGCTGGTCGGCGCATATGATACGGGCGTTACCATCACACCGGGCGGAACCACCGCGTTCATGAGCAGGCCGGTGCCGACAGTGAACGGTATCGCGACTGTTTCGTTCCACTCCGGAACCCGCGCCGGGACCATCCGAGTCAAAGCCACGGTGGTTGATTCAACAGGAGTGGTGGTGACTCCGGTTGTCTCCAGTGAAACCACCCAGTTCCAGGTGTTTTCCGGGCCGGCGTTCCTGGATACGAGCAACCTGAACGATCCGTTCACGAACTCGCATATAACGGTTGCAGGCGCGCCTCTCAATATATTTGCGGGTGAACTGAATACTGTCAACAGTACGACCACCATCTCGGTGCTCGTCGGCGACCGCTACAATAACCCGGTTACCGAAGGTACTGCGGTCTACTTCACAACTACCGGCGGTGTGATAACCACCCGCACCGGTTTCACCGACGCCCAGGGGATGGCCACTGTCACTCTGTTCGCCGGGAATCCATTCCCAACTGTGGCAAATTCAGCATCGGTGGAGAATCCCAATGCCGCACTTGGCGGCCCGGCAATTTTCGCCATTCCCATGTTCGATTATGACGGCGACGGCACCCAGAATAACGGCATTGCCACGATAACTGCCTATACCCAGGGAGTTGACCAGCAAGGTCGTCAGGTCACCGCATGGAATTATGTGCCGATCGTTTTCTCGAAACATGTTGATGTAAATACCGGATTTACCGTAACACCGGGAGTTACCACTCTCCTGAACGGGCAGTCGACGAACATCACCATAATGATTAAGGATATAAACGGCAATCCGGTGGTCGGGGGTTCCACCATCGATATCACTTCACTGCTGGGTGAGCTCTCTCCTGCCAAGATCACAACGAACTCTCCCGGCACAACGGTGTATTCGGTGACTCTGAAGAACAGTCTGGATCCTACGAAGGACATGGCCGGGAATACAGTGATCACGGTGAAATTGAAGGGCCCGTACGGCGAATATATAATAAAATCCGTGCCGATATTCATGAGCCTGATATAGCAATAAGAAAGAAGGAATTGTTTATATTGATGATAGATGCCGAAACGAGTTCGGCATGACGGGTATGTCGTTAAGTAAGCTAAGGTGATCATCCGAAAGATTAATCCCCCCTGCCCCCCTTATCAAGGGGGGAAAAGGAAATTGTTACTTTTACTGTGTTAACATTTATTAGAATTTGACAGAACCCTCTCTCTAAATTCCCCCCTTAATAAGGCAGGGGGGATATTTAAAGATACAGGATCACAATTTCTCTCATTTACTGTATGTTGCTGACTTAACGACATACCCGTCATCTTTACTGAACTTATATTATAGTACCGCTAAAGGTCATCTCGGGAAATAAAGGGGAAATCAGATGAAGAGTATTTTGATCGGTTCTTTCATGCTTTATCTATGCATCCCCGCGGTAATCAACGCGGAGCTCTTCACCGATCCGTCAACAAATATCGGCGGGAAGAATCTGGTTGTCGGGGCGGAATATTCTGGAGTCATGAACGAATATGATCTGGATACCAAGAACCTCCCGGTTACATCGGAAAGGGCGCTCCTCAAGGTGACCACCGGGTTGACCGACTGGTTTGATATCTATCTCAAAGCTGGAGGGGCGCGCCTGATCCTCGATTACAAAGAGCTCGATACCACTGTTACCAAGAATTTCGACTCGAAAATGCAGGCCGGTTTTGGCGCCGGCGCCCGTATTCGTATTTTGAACTATGTGAATTCCAGGACACAGGTTTACTGGCAGGGCGGGGGATTATTTTTCAAAAACAGCGGAACCATAGAGAAATGGAATGACACGGCGCAGACACAGACTACAACCGATCGAGATATCAAGTGGCTTGAATTGTATACCGGAATCGGGGTTGCCAAACGAATGGAGTATGTGGAGCTGAATTTCGGGCTGGGTCTTTCGGATGTCAAGTGGTGGCTGGATGACTCCGTTAAACAGAAAACGGGGACTGTAACCACCAGCGGCCGTACGAAAAGGGATTCTTTCGAGATCAGAAATCCTATCATCGGCTTTGTAGGGATTGATTTCGTTCTCCCGCTGGAATACCGTATATCCGCCCAGGCCGGAATCCGTGGCATGAACTCTGCGGAATTCACCATTGCGATCAGCCAGGGGCTGGAGAAATAACTCACGGCCAGGGCCACCAATCCGGTACACGGGCGGTGAAAGACAAAATCTCCTCAAGGGTGGGATGTTTGAAGGTGAGCGAGAAGCTCATGAGCGCAATTCTGTCTTTTCCCAGATCGATTCCGGAACCGTACTTACGGTCCCCAAGAACCGGATGGCCGATATGGCTGAACTGGGCGCGAATCTGGTGCTTACGGCCGGTTATAAGGTCAATCTCCACCAGAGTTTTTTTTGGTGTGGCGGAAATTGAACGATAGCGGAGAATCGCCCTCTGCGCTTCGGGTGCGGACGCTGCGGCTTTCAGGGTTTTATCTCCTTCACGCACGAGGTAGTCCTCCAGGACGCCTTCCCCTTCTAAACGACCTTCCACCACTGCGCGATAGGTTTTTTCCATCCCGCCAATGCGGATTTGTGCGGAGAGCCGCGACGCCGCTTTGGTGGTTCGGGCGAACACGATCGCTCCGCTTACCGGACGGTCCAGCCGGTGCACCATCCCGATGAATACATTTCCCTGTTTATTATACCGCTTGCGGACATATCTTCGGCACATCTCCAGGAGGCTGTCCTCACCGCTTTTGTCGGACTGGGTGAGCACGCCCGCCGACTTGTCAACCACCAGCAGATGGTTGTCTTCATAGAGCACGGCGAGCGGTTCATCGGCATGGGAGTTTGACAACGTTCTCTCCGGGGGTTATATTGAATTGACTTCACCCAGTTGCAAATTGGTATAATAATAAGATGGTTCGGCAAAAAGTATCTTGTTGCTGCCTTCGCTCTAAAAACCTCACCCGGCCTTCGGCCACCCTCTCCTAATTAGGAGAGGGCAAGAACAAGGCGTATAATGAGTTACCCCCTCTCCTGACTAGGAGAGGGGGACAGGGGGTGAGGTAAAGAAACGCCAGAAAATAAAGTAAAATTTACTTTTTGCCGAATCATCTTATAAGCCATGTGAAAAACATTTTATTGAATAAAATCACCACTTTTTCTAAACTCACCTCTTGGTCTCCTCTCTATAATAGAGAGGAGATAAC from the Candidatus Latescibacter sp. genome contains:
- a CDS encoding RluA family pseudouridine synthase, coding for MSNSHADEPLAVLYEDNHLLVVDKSAGVLTQSDKSGEDSLLEMCRRYVRKRYNKQGNVFIGMVHRLDRPVSGAIVFARTTKAASRLSAQIRIGGMEKTYRAVVEGRLEGEGVLEDYLVREGDKTLKAAASAPEAQRAILRYRSISATPKKTLVEIDLITGRKHQIRAQFSHIGHPVLGDRKYGSGIDLGKDRIALMSFSLTFKHPTLEEILSFTARVPDWWPWP